One genomic segment of Fervidobacterium pennivorans includes these proteins:
- the atoD gene encoding acetate CoA-transferase subunit alpha has product MDLKVISFDEAVEFVKPGSTVMIGGFLGVGTPEGIIDKIVEKGIGNLTIIANDTAFEDRGVGKLVKNKLCKKVIVSHIGTNPETQRQMIAGELEVELVPQGTLAERIRAGGAGLGGILTPTGVGTVVENGKQVIEIEGKKYLLELPLKADIALIKAKKCDYYGNLVYNFTAENFNPLMAMAAEIVIVEVEEIVPVGALAPNEIRTPGVLVDYVVVSQGVK; this is encoded by the coding sequence ATGGACTTGAAGGTAATATCATTTGATGAAGCAGTTGAATTTGTGAAGCCTGGTAGCACAGTTATGATTGGAGGATTCCTAGGAGTAGGCACTCCAGAAGGGATCATAGACAAAATCGTTGAAAAAGGCATTGGGAATCTCACGATAATAGCCAACGATACTGCTTTTGAAGACCGCGGAGTTGGAAAACTTGTTAAAAACAAACTGTGCAAGAAAGTCATAGTATCACACATAGGAACAAACCCAGAAACGCAGAGGCAGATGATAGCAGGAGAGTTGGAAGTGGAACTCGTGCCGCAAGGCACCTTGGCAGAGCGTATTAGAGCGGGTGGGGCAGGTCTTGGTGGTATACTTACGCCTACCGGTGTGGGAACTGTTGTTGAGAATGGCAAGCAAGTTATTGAAATTGAAGGGAAGAAATATTTGCTTGAATTACCCTTAAAGGCAGATATCGCCTTAATCAAAGCTAAGAAGTGTGACTATTACGGTAACCTTGTTTACAACTTTACAGCCGAGAACTTCAACCCACTGATGGCTATGGCTGCTGAAATTGTAATCGTTGAAGTTGAGGAAATAGTGCCTGTTGGAGCCTTGGCACCCAATGAGATAAGAACACCTGGAGTTCTTGTAGATTACGTCGTAGTTTCTCAGGGGGTGAAGTAA
- the pgeF gene encoding peptidoglycan editing factor PgeF: protein MNKIKHIGNYILKEIEGVWVLQSPLLSQFPELVHYITTRKITRNEENNSFSELNLAISCEDFPKHFEFFAKKVKINPERCVFSHQVHSKNVKVVTSEDIGEPYWNRKLREVDGLITNEKGLFLVTTYADCMPIIAYDPTKQVVGVAHSGWRGTLLEIAKEMILRMNEEFGSDPSEIFVSIGPSIGPDSFEVGPEVATEFLMKFGKEVVKEMEEKIYVDLWKVVQLTLNSVGVFRVEFSNVDTYKHTELFYSYRREKTKKRFAVVVGLVE, encoded by the coding sequence ATGAATAAAATAAAGCACATTGGCAACTATATATTGAAAGAAATTGAGGGTGTTTGGGTCTTGCAATCTCCATTACTCAGCCAGTTTCCTGAACTCGTGCATTATATAACTACCAGAAAAATTACGCGGAATGAAGAAAATAACTCCTTTTCAGAACTAAACTTAGCTATCAGCTGCGAGGATTTTCCAAAGCATTTCGAGTTTTTTGCAAAGAAAGTGAAAATCAATCCTGAAAGATGCGTATTTTCACACCAGGTACATAGCAAAAATGTCAAGGTTGTAACAAGTGAAGATATAGGAGAGCCATACTGGAACAGAAAACTTCGAGAAGTCGACGGATTGATAACTAATGAGAAAGGGCTTTTTCTTGTCACTACGTACGCTGATTGTATGCCTATCATTGCATATGACCCGACAAAACAGGTTGTAGGGGTTGCACACTCTGGTTGGAGGGGAACTTTATTAGAAATTGCAAAAGAGATGATATTAAGAATGAATGAGGAATTTGGAAGTGACCCTTCAGAAATTTTCGTTTCAATTGGTCCATCAATTGGTCCAGATAGTTTCGAAGTTGGTCCAGAAGTAGCTACCGAATTTTTAATGAAATTTGGAAAAGAAGTTGTCAAAGAAATGGAAGAAAAAATATACGTGGACCTCTGGAAAGTGGTTCAGTTAACATTAAATTCTGTAGGAGTCTTTAGGGTAGAATTCTCGAACGTGGATACATACAAACACACAGAGCTTTTCTACTCTTACCGAAGAGAAAAGACAAAAAAGCGGTTTGCTGTCGTTGTTGGTTTAGTTGAGTAA
- a CDS encoding Mpv17/PMP22 family protein — MKETTRSVREKTPRLLFGDSLSILVFVTLAALLLNDKTRTAYVNLNSSHPYILGFLKVGILATFGEILSLRISKGKYSMPVGVIYRFIIWGFLGVVFVAVFELFSSGTRTLLEKQLLPYANNARTFFQALYTSVLMNLIFAPTFMAFHRITDAYIDLGNGNLKKIFTTKFDDVLNAIDWRFFVKFVLGKTIPFFWIPAHTVTFLLPPNYRVLVAALLSVFLGILLSFKKRSVKIAEVK, encoded by the coding sequence ATGAAGGAGACCACTAGAAGTGTTCGTGAAAAAACTCCGAGGCTACTTTTTGGTGATTCTTTGTCAATTTTAGTTTTTGTGACTCTTGCGGCCCTTTTGCTAAACGATAAAACAAGAACTGCATACGTTAATTTAAACTCATCACATCCCTATATCTTGGGTTTCCTGAAAGTTGGGATTTTAGCTACATTTGGCGAGATTTTATCTTTAAGAATATCGAAAGGAAAGTACTCAATGCCTGTGGGTGTAATTTACAGGTTTATTATTTGGGGATTCTTGGGTGTAGTATTTGTTGCTGTGTTTGAACTTTTCTCATCAGGAACAAGAACGTTATTGGAAAAACAATTGCTTCCTTATGCCAACAATGCAAGAACTTTCTTTCAAGCACTTTATACAAGCGTTCTTATGAATCTTATCTTTGCTCCAACATTCATGGCATTTCACAGAATCACAGATGCATACATAGACCTGGGCAATGGCAATTTAAAGAAGATATTCACCACAAAATTTGATGATGTTCTAAATGCCATTGATTGGAGGTTCTTCGTGAAATTCGTACTTGGAAAAACTATTCCGTTCTTCTGGATACCGGCGCACACAGTAACGTTTTTATTGCCTCCCAACTACAGAGTTTTAGTTGCTGCTTTGCTCTCTGTATTCCTTGGTATTTTGCTTTCCTTTAAAAAACGTTCAGTTAAAATTGCAGAAGTTAAATAG
- a CDS encoding isochorismatase family protein: MFYLERTRHPLRISKPAILVIDVQQYFFSESSPAFLKGSWRVRENIQTFLKRIRQLSEGLSLSIPVIATIHKGGSENMKKWWGNVVEDVWAKLAIEEDLVDVVIYKDSYDAFYMTELEDILKAKSVDQLIISGVMTHLCCETTARSGFVRGYEIVMVEDCLWDKDEWYHYASLKNLAHGFAVVSTSQEIVEQLKFVR, from the coding sequence ATGTTCTACCTTGAAAGGACACGCCATCCTCTTAGAATTTCAAAACCTGCAATTTTAGTTATTGATGTGCAACAATACTTTTTTTCAGAGTCTTCTCCCGCTTTTCTTAAAGGTAGTTGGCGGGTAAGAGAGAATATTCAAACGTTTCTAAAACGGATTCGTCAATTGTCTGAAGGGCTTTCTCTAAGTATACCTGTTATAGCAACTATACATAAAGGCGGAAGCGAAAATATGAAGAAATGGTGGGGCAATGTTGTAGAAGACGTGTGGGCTAAACTTGCAATAGAGGAGGATTTAGTAGACGTTGTAATTTACAAAGACAGTTACGATGCGTTTTACATGACAGAACTTGAGGATATTCTCAAGGCAAAATCAGTTGACCAGCTCATAATCTCCGGCGTTATGACCCATCTTTGCTGTGAAACAACGGCACGTTCAGGATTTGTTAGGGGATACGAAATTGTAATGGTCGAAGATTGTCTTTGGGACAAGGATGAATGGTACCATTACGCATCATTGAAAAACCTGGCTCATGGATTCGCTGTAGTCTCCACAAGCCAGGAAATTGTTGAACAGCTTAAATTTGTCAGATAA
- a CDS encoding DUF1576 domain-containing protein has protein sequence MIYKFLFFISSFFILFGLVTGNVNIPSQIATIIKSPDYLITDYVEIAGVGGAFFNSGLLMLLFTILLKLLKVNPTGVSIAAVMTIGGFALFGKNLFNVWPIVAGVFLYTLVVGENLKTYLYVAFFGTALAPITTHLVFGNDFSILGIVIVLLIGFFLPPLASFALTLHKGYNLYNVGFTAGFLGMFIGALLRAYDLHPEPRLIWHEKNQFLLAVFMFLFFSIVLIFGFRLNGWKLSGYKNILKYSGKLLTDFVLLENEAITFINVGILGLVGTIYVLGVGSKLNGPTIGGIMTLAGFGALGKHPKNVLPVVVGVLIGALTNSQPFNSPAMVLAVLFGTTLAPIAGEFGFLWGVVAGYLHSALVINVGSLHFGMNLYNNGFSGGFVAMFLLPIIEAFRNIKNKFLERLKRSGEEW, from the coding sequence GTGATTTACAAATTCCTGTTCTTTATATCGAGTTTCTTCATACTATTTGGATTGGTTACTGGCAATGTCAATATACCTTCGCAGATTGCCACAATTATCAAGTCACCTGACTATTTGATAACGGACTATGTGGAAATTGCCGGTGTAGGCGGAGCATTTTTCAACAGTGGTTTACTTATGCTTTTATTTACAATTCTACTTAAACTACTAAAGGTTAATCCTACAGGTGTTTCGATAGCTGCGGTTATGACAATTGGCGGTTTTGCACTATTCGGAAAAAATTTATTCAATGTTTGGCCAATCGTAGCGGGGGTTTTTCTTTATACGTTAGTGGTGGGCGAAAATCTCAAGACATATCTGTATGTGGCATTTTTTGGAACCGCACTGGCTCCAATAACTACTCATCTGGTATTTGGGAATGACTTTAGCATATTAGGAATTGTGATAGTTTTGCTCATAGGATTCTTTCTCCCACCCCTTGCAAGCTTTGCGTTAACACTCCACAAGGGATACAATTTGTATAACGTTGGTTTCACAGCAGGTTTCTTAGGAATGTTCATAGGTGCACTTTTAAGAGCCTATGACTTGCATCCAGAGCCAAGGCTGATATGGCACGAGAAAAATCAATTTTTATTAGCTGTTTTCATGTTTTTATTTTTCTCTATCGTTCTTATCTTCGGATTCAGATTGAATGGTTGGAAGCTTAGCGGTTATAAAAATATACTTAAGTACTCGGGCAAATTACTAACAGATTTTGTGTTGTTGGAAAACGAGGCGATAACCTTTATAAACGTAGGAATCCTTGGCTTGGTAGGTACTATTTACGTACTTGGAGTTGGTTCAAAACTCAATGGTCCTACGATTGGTGGCATCATGACACTTGCTGGTTTTGGAGCTCTTGGAAAACATCCAAAAAACGTTTTACCTGTTGTGGTAGGTGTTCTCATAGGAGCTTTGACAAATTCGCAACCTTTTAATAGCCCTGCTATGGTGCTAGCTGTTCTATTTGGGACTACCCTTGCACCAATTGCTGGTGAGTTCGGATTTTTGTGGGGAGTTGTTGCAGGTTACTTGCATAGTGCCTTGGTTATCAATGTTGGTAGTCTACATTTCGGAATGAACCTATACAACAACGGTTTTTCTGGAGGGTTTGTTGCTATGTTTCTCTTACCTATAATAGAGGCTTTTAGAAATATAAAAAACAAATTTTTGGAGAGGTTGAAAAGAAGCGGTGAGGAGTGGTAA
- a CDS encoding IS1/IS1595 family N-terminal zinc-binding domain-containing protein, whose product MNNSTLSCPKCGSTSLYKNGHNKYGNQQFLCKLCHHSFKLSHSHKRKNFPFPYPKCPSCGRSKVFG is encoded by the coding sequence ATGAACAACTCAACGCTCTCTTGTCCCAAATGCGGTTCCACCAGCTTGTACAAAAATGGTCATAACAAATACGGTAACCAACAATTCCTTTGCAAACTCTGCCATCATTCTTTCAAACTTTCCCATTCTCACAAACGCAAAAACTTTCCTTTCCCTTATCCCAAATGCCCTTCTTGTGGTAGGTCTAAGGTTTTTGGGTAG
- a CDS encoding queuosine precursor transporter, with protein sequence MFNFFVLFLEYILSAMIILLALRFMKKEGAYVALATLIIASNLGVAKLFKLFGIEVTAANMSMGMAFVIYSILTEVYGKEEGRKAVWTGFFAQLAFVLLGLVYTSYLPSQNDFAQSYLSQVFAVTPRIAFASWTAFILSGYTAVWIHHALKGRTKLWFRNNVATKVGQIVDNLIFVTIAFLGLVDFKTYLQIFITTTIVEFALDYADTWVVYLGVGFLKNEERDENFKIAEARD encoded by the coding sequence ATGTTTAACTTTTTTGTGTTGTTTTTAGAATACATACTTTCAGCCATGATAATTTTGTTGGCACTGAGGTTTATGAAAAAAGAAGGCGCTTATGTAGCACTTGCTACTCTTATTATTGCATCCAACCTCGGTGTTGCAAAGCTCTTCAAGTTGTTTGGAATTGAAGTGACGGCTGCAAACATGAGCATGGGTATGGCGTTTGTTATCTATTCCATTTTGACAGAAGTATATGGGAAAGAAGAAGGAAGAAAAGCTGTTTGGACTGGTTTCTTTGCACAACTTGCTTTTGTTTTGCTTGGCTTAGTTTACACAAGTTATCTCCCTTCGCAAAACGATTTTGCTCAGAGTTACCTATCACAAGTTTTTGCAGTAACTCCTAGGATAGCATTTGCAAGCTGGACGGCATTCATACTTTCTGGTTATACAGCGGTATGGATACATCACGCACTTAAAGGAAGAACGAAGTTGTGGTTCAGAAATAACGTTGCAACAAAAGTAGGACAGATTGTTGATAACCTGATATTTGTAACTATTGCATTCTTAGGGCTTGTAGACTTTAAGACATACCTTCAGATATTTATAACAACAACCATTGTTGAATTTGCATTAGATTATGCAGATACTTGGGTTGTGTATCTTGGAGTTGGTTTTTTGAAGAACGAAGAGCGCGATGAAAATTTTAAAATAGCGGAAGCTAGAGATTGA
- a CDS encoding STAS domain-containing protein yields the protein MYTYTEHGKAVIIKILGPVDVQNAEVFKDWIVSEFLENDKKYIILDMTHVTTVDSFGLGILVGIYKRIVAVDGYLKVVAPNKNVRTLFKITDLERIIKIYNTVSEALREEE from the coding sequence TTGTACACGTATACGGAGCACGGGAAAGCCGTAATTATAAAGATTCTCGGACCTGTTGATGTGCAAAATGCAGAAGTTTTTAAGGATTGGATTGTTTCTGAATTTTTGGAAAATGACAAAAAGTATATAATTCTGGACATGACGCATGTAACAACCGTTGATAGCTTCGGCTTAGGTATTCTTGTTGGTATATATAAAAGAATAGTAGCAGTAGACGGCTATTTGAAAGTTGTTGCGCCTAATAAGAACGTTCGTACCTTGTTTAAAATAACGGATTTGGAGAGAATTATAAAAATTTACAACACCGTTAGCGAAGCACTCAGAGAGGAAGAGTAA
- a CDS encoding ArsB/NhaD family transporter — protein sequence MIATIITIHLFFATVYLVIKEPELVIKNKKVVLDYARVSLGVLGLLLASGIASLTTIKSAIMPQMNIVPWQILIIFFGSAYICGSLDASGVLKLIAYKFASVSKNGKKLFINLVLLAGILTVFTSNDIVTLTLTPIIVYISQYANINPVPYLIAVFFTSNTWSMFFYIGNPTNVVVAQAYSLNFIEYAKLMFFPTIVAILTSFFGFYLKYRNVLPEKLNIDFNSKNSKVELQSFIKNTRYAFLSSGFFVLFFITIAIGDLIGLQLWKSILIFSGIYLMLNAAFSDVLSERDEIVVEIGRFDYNLTFLFDTMKRVPWKMLPMVLIFFVFVHIFTRFGITKYVGSLFNFQSELIRTIITTFVTAFAANVMINQPMTIFFAQAFYKKPINYAMSLVVGSNIGGNITLIGALAGVMWSRILKLYGIEMNNKIFVRETLFVALVTLFTTSIAVYIVYVL from the coding sequence ATGATAGCTACGATTATTACAATCCATTTGTTCTTTGCTACAGTTTACCTTGTTATTAAGGAACCGGAGCTTGTGATAAAAAACAAAAAAGTTGTATTAGATTACGCAAGGGTTTCATTGGGCGTGCTTGGATTGTTGCTGGCTTCAGGGATAGCGTCTCTTACGACGATAAAATCTGCTATAATGCCGCAAATGAATATAGTCCCGTGGCAGATACTTATTATTTTCTTTGGTTCCGCTTACATATGTGGTTCACTTGATGCCTCAGGTGTGCTTAAGCTCATCGCTTATAAATTTGCGAGCGTTTCGAAGAATGGAAAAAAGCTGTTTATAAATCTTGTTCTTCTTGCAGGTATCCTTACTGTATTTACCTCGAATGATATTGTAACCTTGACATTGACACCTATCATAGTTTACATAAGTCAATATGCAAACATAAACCCTGTACCTTATTTGATAGCTGTTTTCTTTACTTCGAATACTTGGAGTATGTTTTTTTACATCGGAAACCCAACTAATGTTGTAGTAGCACAAGCTTATTCGCTCAACTTTATCGAGTACGCAAAGTTGATGTTCTTTCCAACAATTGTAGCAATACTTACTTCATTTTTTGGTTTCTATCTCAAGTATAGAAACGTGTTACCAGAAAAGCTCAATATTGACTTCAATAGCAAAAATAGTAAAGTAGAACTTCAAAGTTTCATTAAAAACACGCGATATGCTTTTCTATCGAGTGGTTTTTTTGTATTATTCTTTATCACCATAGCCATTGGAGATTTGATAGGTCTGCAGCTTTGGAAGTCGATTTTGATATTTTCTGGTATATATCTTATGCTGAACGCCGCTTTTTCGGATGTGCTTTCTGAAAGGGATGAAATCGTTGTCGAAATTGGAAGGTTTGACTATAATCTAACGTTTTTGTTTGATACGATGAAAAGAGTTCCTTGGAAAATGTTACCAATGGTGTTGATTTTCTTTGTATTTGTTCATATTTTTACAAGGTTTGGCATAACAAAGTACGTTGGTTCGCTCTTTAACTTTCAAAGCGAATTAATTAGAACGATTATCACAACTTTTGTCACAGCCTTTGCTGCAAATGTTATGATAAACCAACCTATGACAATATTCTTTGCTCAAGCGTTTTATAAAAAGCCAATAAACTATGCCATGAGTTTAGTTGTGGGTTCGAACATCGGTGGAAATATAACATTGATAGGTGCATTAGCAGGTGTTATGTGGTCCAGGATACTGAAATTGTATGGAATAGAAATGAACAACAAAATATTTGTCAGAGAAACGCTCTTTGTTGCACTAGTGACTTTATTTACCACCAGCATAGCGGTTTATATAGTGTATGTGCTATAA
- a CDS encoding SufB/SufD family protein, translating to MDVKREFEAIVKTAEKLGTDASNFMDKRIASIIISGNRVIGLNNVPGLKLAPTTLEDGVQVDMEIEENTQIPFPVHVCTGYLEKKGYQRVIFNIRVKRNAKVKFTAHCVFPQAEEFTHEATSNVIVEDGAVMEYNDEHYHSDAGTIILKTTTNAVVENGGVYRNTFHLTKTRVGKLEVKMNLTLRENAVGELVSKVKASKNDEVDINEIIHLNGEKARGLAKTIVVGLDESKVNVLNEAYGNAPYSRAHISCEEITKGEKVIVATTPILKITNDLAELTHEASIGRVSEKQLETLMAKGLTEEEATELIIKGLLM from the coding sequence ATGGATGTGAAAAGAGAATTTGAAGCTATTGTAAAGACCGCGGAAAAACTTGGAACTGATGCATCTAATTTTATGGATAAGCGTATTGCCTCAATCATAATTAGTGGCAATAGAGTCATAGGTTTAAACAACGTTCCTGGTTTGAAGTTGGCCCCCACAACATTAGAAGATGGCGTACAAGTTGATATGGAGATTGAGGAAAACACTCAAATTCCTTTTCCTGTACATGTGTGCACAGGGTATCTGGAGAAGAAAGGATACCAACGCGTTATATTCAATATCAGGGTAAAAAGGAACGCCAAAGTCAAATTCACCGCACACTGTGTTTTCCCGCAAGCCGAAGAATTTACACACGAAGCAACGTCCAACGTTATTGTTGAAGATGGAGCTGTTATGGAATACAATGATGAACATTACCATAGTGATGCAGGAACGATAATTTTGAAAACCACAACCAATGCGGTAGTCGAAAATGGAGGAGTTTATAGAAACACTTTTCACCTCACAAAAACCAGGGTTGGAAAGTTGGAAGTTAAGATGAACCTAACTTTGAGAGAAAATGCCGTAGGTGAACTTGTTAGTAAGGTAAAAGCTTCGAAGAACGATGAGGTTGATATAAATGAAATAATTCATCTCAATGGAGAAAAGGCGAGGGGGCTAGCCAAAACGATCGTCGTTGGACTTGACGAAAGTAAGGTTAATGTTTTGAACGAAGCGTATGGTAATGCACCTTATTCAAGAGCCCATATTTCATGTGAGGAAATCACAAAGGGAGAAAAAGTCATAGTAGCAACCACACCTATTTTGAAAATCACAAACGACCTTGCAGAGTTAACCCACGAAGCTTCGATAGGACGTGTAAGTGAAAAGCAATTAGAAACTCTCATGGCTAAAGGATTAACAGAAGAAGAGGCAACTGAATTGATAATCAAAGGACTCCTTATGTAA
- a CDS encoding ATP-binding cassette domain-containing protein, which produces MLELVDVSYKTNEKEILSDVSMKFLPGYKYAVIGTNGAGKSTIGYVIMGLSSYKPYKGKILLNGKDITDLPVTDRAKLGITLMWQEPARFEGMTIENYLTLGGKLSVQKSEVAEAMEFVGLNPNLYLKRFVDKTLSGGERKRVELASIILLKPKYAILDEPDSGIDLMSLSIINDVVNYIAQYGGTPIIITHREEMAYNTDYGYLICAGKVLMHGKTEDVLNAFRNTCETCAHPNIPEINELRK; this is translated from the coding sequence ATGTTGGAGTTGGTTGATGTATCATACAAAACAAATGAGAAAGAGATATTAAGCGATGTGAGTATGAAGTTTTTACCTGGCTACAAATATGCGGTAATAGGAACTAACGGTGCAGGTAAGAGTACTATTGGTTACGTCATAATGGGGCTGAGTTCCTACAAGCCTTACAAAGGAAAGATTTTACTTAATGGAAAGGACATTACAGATTTACCAGTAACAGACAGAGCAAAACTGGGAATTACATTGATGTGGCAAGAGCCCGCAAGATTCGAAGGAATGACTATCGAAAACTACTTGACACTCGGAGGGAAATTGTCGGTTCAAAAGAGTGAAGTAGCTGAAGCTATGGAATTTGTAGGCCTTAATCCAAATCTTTATCTGAAGAGGTTTGTTGATAAAACTCTCAGTGGTGGGGAAAGGAAACGTGTAGAACTTGCTTCCATAATTCTTTTGAAACCAAAGTATGCGATTCTTGATGAGCCAGATTCAGGCATTGATTTGATGAGTTTGAGCATAATCAACGATGTAGTGAACTACATTGCTCAGTACGGTGGGACTCCAATAATTATAACCCATAGGGAGGAAATGGCTTATAACACGGACTATGGATATCTGATTTGTGCAGGAAAGGTGCTTATGCATGGGAAAACAGAGGATGTCCTGAATGCGTTTCGTAATACCTGCGAAACATGTGCTCATCCGAATATTCCTGAGATTAACGAACTTAGAAAGTAA
- a CDS encoding 2-phosphosulfolactate phosphatase: MIYTFLSPREAQEWIIEQRELFVKQFNVSVVIDVLRATSTVITALSNGAKSIIPVSTVEQALDLKHRHPEYIIAGERGGEKIEGFQLGNSPTEYTEAVVRDKTIVLTTSNGTNAIIHASNLAERVLIASFLNLTTVVRELAGYDSSTNIVIVCAGNNGEISYEDTQVAGAIISKLIKERVHYLSDSSKIAMKLWDALKKPDFSGEHAKKLSQLGFDKDLELCQKVDYMPILAELMDCKIIKVE; encoded by the coding sequence TTGATATATACATTCCTAAGTCCCAGAGAAGCTCAAGAATGGATAATTGAGCAGCGTGAGTTATTTGTGAAACAATTCAACGTTTCCGTTGTTATTGATGTACTGCGTGCAACATCTACTGTAATTACAGCACTGTCAAATGGTGCAAAAAGTATTATACCGGTTTCAACCGTTGAACAAGCTCTGGATTTGAAACATCGGCATCCAGAATATATAATTGCTGGTGAGCGTGGCGGGGAAAAAATAGAGGGCTTTCAACTTGGAAACTCACCTACAGAGTACACTGAGGCAGTTGTTAGGGACAAAACCATTGTTCTTACCACAAGTAATGGAACAAACGCCATAATCCATGCCTCGAATTTAGCTGAGAGAGTTTTAATAGCATCTTTTCTAAATTTAACTACTGTTGTACGTGAATTAGCCGGTTATGATTCTTCAACAAACATTGTTATTGTATGTGCAGGCAACAACGGTGAGATTTCTTACGAAGATACACAAGTTGCAGGAGCGATTATCTCAAAACTTATCAAGGAGCGTGTCCATTATCTGTCTGACAGTTCTAAGATAGCGATGAAACTATGGGATGCTCTTAAAAAACCCGATTTCTCAGGTGAACACGCGAAAAAACTTTCTCAGTTAGGTTTTGACAAAGATTTAGAATTGTGTCAAAAGGTGGATTACATGCCCATTTTAGCCGAACTAATGGATTGTAAAATAATTAAGGTAGAATAA